The nucleotide sequence GAGCCCTGTCCCTGGACGAcaagggctggaggaggaggcgtTTTCGAGGCAGCCAGGAAGACCTGGAAGCCCGGAATGGGACCAGTCCCTCCAGGGGCTCAGTGCAGAGCGAGGGTCCCGGGGCCCCCGCCCACAGCTGCTCCCCGCCCTGCCTGAGCACCTCCTTGCAGGAAATCCCCAAGTCCCGCGGGGTCCTGGGCAGTGAGAGAGGGAGCCCGTCCTCGGGGGGTAACACTCTCTCTGGGGTGGCCAGCAGCTCCCCGAACCTGCTGCACAGAAACGCCGCCGTGGCAGGGAGCTCGCCCAGGCTGCCCAGCCTGCTGCCCCCGCGCCCGCCGCCTGCCCTGAGCCTGGACATCGCCTCCGACTCCCTGAGGACAGCAAACAAGGTCGACTCGGATCTTGCAGACTACAAGCTCCGTGCGCAGCCGCTCCTGGTGCGGGCCCACAGCAGCCTGGGCCCCGGCCGGCCCCGGAGCCCCCTGGCCTGCGACGACTGTTCCCTTCGATCGGCCAaatcctccttcagcctcctggcGCCCATCCGCAGCAAGGACGTCCGCAgcaggtagggcctggtgggtgCAGCCCCTGTGCCGCCTTCATTGTAGTGTTCAGGCTGCTGGAACCTCGTGAGACCGTTCCCATCAGCAGCGTTTAGGATGCCTAAACAGAAAGAATGAAGCGGGTCTCCCGCAGCCACCCCatctcccagcccctccccacagCAGCGCCCTTCCCATCTCTCCCCAACTTCCCAGAACTTTTCCTGTGTGTTTCAGAACCATTCGTGGGCGTGACGTTGTGTTAAGGTAGACAAGATGGCATCTTGCATACAATTATGTATCTGGCGCTATTTCTTGTTTAGTCTTGAGAAATTTCCTCAATGTATATGATCTGCccttttggttgtttttgtttgtttctctgtggcccaggctggagtgcagtggcgcaatcccggctcactgtaacctccacctcctgggttcaagggctcctcctgcctcagcctcctaagcgtctgggattacaggcacctgccaccacactcgctaaattttgtattttcagtagagacagggtttccccatgttggccaggctggtctcgaactcctggcctcagcctcccaaagcgctgggattccaggcgtgggccactgcgcccagcctgcccCCTTAGTTTTTTTCTGCCGCAAGAGGCCCCAGATGTGTTGAGGCTACTTTGTTTAGCCACTTTCTCACGAGGAACATTTTGGTGGCTCGAGCTCTTGCTGGAAGGAACGGCACTGAACCCATGGGCTCTCTCCCAAGCCTGGTCTGGTCTTGGGGTCGCCGTCTGGGGGCCTGTCCTCAGATGCTCCCACTGTGACTTGGCAAAACCACCCGCACCcttcttttcctcccctccccactgccatGGTGCCCAAGTCTTGTCTGTCAGCCACGGCGGGAGGCAGGGCAGGTGTGAGAAGGGAGTGGTGTGAGGTGGTTTCTGTGTGGTGTCCTGGGGACGCTGTAACTCATGGCCACGGACTGGGAGGCTTGAAACAGCAGAGCTGGACTCTGTcccagttctagaggccagaagtctaaaatcaaggtgtggcCAGGCAGCCTCTCTCCAGAGGCTGGGGGGAGGATCCTCCTGCTGCCTCCCGCTCCTGGGGCCCCAgttgttccttggcttgtggcacaCTCcggtctctgcctctgtctttatGTGGCCTCttccctgtctctctgtctctctctcgtcCTCTTCCCCATCTCTCTGTGTTCCCCTCTCtttttgtaaggacaccagtcattgaaTTTACTGCCCACCCTAAATCCAGagtgatctcatctcaagatccttaattaaGTACatctgcaggccgggcgcggtggctcacgcctgtaatcccagcactctaggaggccaaggtgggcgcgaggtcaggagatcgagaccatcctggctaacacggtgaaaccccatctctactaaaaatacgaaaaattggccgggcgcggtggctcaagcctgtaatcccagcactttgggaggccgagacgggcggatcacgaggtcaggagatcgagaccatcctggctaacacagtgaaaccccatctctactaaaaatacgaaaacttagccgggcgaggtggcaggcgcctgtagtcccagctactcgggaggctgaggcaggagaatggcgtgaacccgggaggcggagcttgcagtgagctgagatccggccactgcactccagcctgggtgacagagcgagactccgtctcaaaaaaaaaaaaaaaatacgaaaaattagccgggcgtggtggcaggcgcctgtaatcccagctactcgggaggctgaggcaggagaatggcttgaacccgggagacggaggttgcagtgagccgagatcgcgccactgcaccccagcctgggcgatagagcgagactccgtctcacaaaaaaaaaaaaaaaaaaagtacatctgcaaagaccctgtttccaaataggGCCCCATTCCAAGGTTCTGGAGGTCTGGGGGTCGACATGGCTTTGGGGATCACTGTTCAGCTCACCACAGTCCCCGAAGGTAGCCTCACTTCCCTGCGCCTGTGGTCCACCAGCAGGCAGGTCGGCTTAGGCATGGAGTGAGGGCCTGTGCCTGGCTCCCCCACCATACTCCCCTCCTGTGCGTGGATGGGGCAGGTGCAGTCACATACAGGGCAAAACTGTTGcttttgttaaaataattcacTGCAGGGTTTCTTGTAAAGGGTAAAATTTCTTCGTGCGTCTAAagcatcacattttaaaatcagattcaGTTTACGTAGatacacctgttagaatggcagTCGTGTCTCAAATTTGGATCAGGTCATTGTTTTCGAACAACCAGGAAACGAGGGTTGATGTGGATCCTTTAACTCAGTTCTGCTGTCTAAAAACTTCCCATTTCCAGATCTCCGGTCTGTTCTAGAATAGGAGTCGGCACACGCTTTCTGTCAAGGGTGAGGCACGGACAGTGGGGACCAAAGGGCGTCTGTGTGCCGGTGAATCTATTAGGGACGCACATTGGAACCTcgctgttttttctttctctgccgtTCCACACAGTAAAACCCATTCTGAGCTTGTGGGCCGCACGTGCACGAGCTGGTCCGCCCTGTTTCAGAATGGCTGCTGGCCTTTGCCAGTGCCTTGGGGCTGCCAGGGCGGGTTAGGGGGATGCTCTCCCCACCAGTTCCTTTTGCTCTGAGAGCCGGCCCAGGCTGCAGCAGCCGGCCTGTGCATCCTCACGCAGAAGCTCTGCAGTGTCCTGGCCCTGGATGGGGGTCCgaggcagctctgcccctgcccGTGTCGGGACACAGGAATGATGACTGTGAGGGCTGCCCCTGGCCTGCTGTTACTAACCGTGCTCTGGACAGAGCTGGGCAGACCGGCCACGCGGCTGCTGGTGTGGACATGATGGGCGTTGCCGGCAAAGGCGCCATGGGCCTCGAGTCTGGTGACCGAGGAGCCCCTGCTGGGCCCGGGATCACTTGACAGCAGTGGCCACAGCAACACTCTCTGTCCCGAATGACCGCTGCGTGAACACAGTTGTCCTGACTGGAACTGTCAACAGTTTTAGGGGTGAGGTAGCGAGGTTCCTCCCTGTGACATGATTTAATCGTGTCCAGTGAAGCTTGGGGAGCTGCAGCCAGGATTGAGGAAGTTCTCACGGGAGGTCACAAGAATCCGGCACTGTGCTCTCGTCTCCCTTTGTGAAAGGGAACCTCGTCAGAAGACGGCGTATCTAGAAGGAGCAGCACAAGTGTTACTTAGAgaaggagtggggaggagggctGGCAAGCCTAGCCCACGGCCTTTCTGTGTAGTCAGCGAGCTGAGAACGCgttttacatttccacatggTTGGGAAAAGGTCAAAACAATTCTAATACTGTTTCACACTACAAGAAAGTTGTAAACTTCACATTTCAGTGTCTGTAAATCAAGCATCTCAGGCACACGGCCGGCTCCGTGTGTCCACATCCCCTGGTGGCTTCTGCACCACTGGGTGGCCCACGGAGCAGTGGGCGTGTGCTGTTGCCTCTTGACAGGTTACCAGCCCTCGTGGCAGAAGGTGCTGagtgtggggaggggcagggcgtCGCTGTGCCACACGGTGTGTTTAACCATTTGTGTGCACTGCCGTATTAAAATCCGAAAgcgccagcctggacaatgtggcgagaccctgtttctacaaaaataaaaaatgaaaaactggccgggcgtggtggcactgcACCgggagttccagctactcggggggctgaggcagaaggatcacttgagccctggaggtggaggctgcagggagctgtgttggtgccactgcactccatcctgggcacaGACTGAGACCCTATCCCCACCAGAAACCAAAACAAGCAAACCCAAAAGTGCATCAAGGCCACGAGTGTCGAGGAGATTAACGCGTTTCCATGTGGCTCGCCTGGTCTCCCTGTCTTAGGCCATCCTGCCTGGTGTTGGGGCccagggagaaaggaggagaacCAGCCCCTGCCCGAACAGTGCCCTGTGCCCACAGCCGTGGCTTATAGTTTGGGAGCTCCTCTCTGTGGTTCTCCCAGGACCCCACCACCAAAAAGCCCCAGATGTCACCCTCTCCTGCCTCTTCCCGGGAGGCGGGGGGGTGTGAGCCCGCTCTGGGTGTTTGTGTGGCCAGGTCGGGCCTTGTTTTCCTACAGAGCAGACAGCAGCACCGCAGCGTCCAGCAGAGCCCTTGCTCGGGGTCGGGGGCAGCTTCtgacattctgtgggttttgctGTTGTCCCTGGGGACCTGGCCGAGACCCCCCCAGGGATGTGtcctgtgcctggccctgagctTGGGGTCCTCCCGTCACAGGAGTTACCTGGAGGGCAGCCTCCTGGCCAGCGGGGCCCTGCTGGGGGCAGATGAGCTGGCCCGCTACTTCCCAGACCGGTACGTGGCGCTCTTCGTGGCCACCTGGAACATGCAGGGCCAGAAGGTGAGTGGCGCTGGGTGGCACTGGGCAGGGAAGGGCGGGGCGGTGCTGGACAGACGTGGGTGAGGGAGACGGGGCAGTTCTGTGCCTCGTCCCGGGGCCGGGAGGGCAGAGCCCCGAGGTGCATCCACTGCGAGCCGCGGCACAGGAGGGTGAGAGTGGGTAAGGACCCCCGTCCTCCCGAGCTCCCACCTGCACCTCCATGGCCGTGTGGCCGCAGAACGGAGGGGAAGGGATTgggtcaccaggcctggctgagaATCGTCTGCTCAAGGTGAGCGGGAGGGCGGCCAGCAGAGCCCCTGTGGGGCGGCTCAGGGGCAGGTTGGGCCCCACAGGCTGGGGTCACAGTGACGGGGGTCACACAGGGGTGGTTGTTAGATAGACTCGTGTTtggagagggaaactgaggccaagggCCAACCTGAGGTGTGTTTGGTGTGTCAGAGGCTGCCTTAGAGACCGACCGGGTAGATCGCTTCTTGGCcgtggcctcagtttccctcattCAGAGGAGTTGCTGGCACTCGAGGTGCTGCAGTGGGACTCGCCCACAGGCGCCTGCAGGTTTCGGGAGGAGCCGGCCCACCACGTGCTCCCTCCTCCCAGGAGCTCCCGCCCAGCCTGGACGAGTTCCTGCTCCCAGCCGAGGCCGACTATGCCCAGGACCTGTACGTCATCGGTGTCCAGGAGGGCTGCTCTGACAGGTAGGGCGGCCGCAGGCCCTGCAGTGCCTGCCCTGGGGCTGCTGTGTCTGAAGCTGCTGGGCGTTGAGACCTGGGTTGCGGCTGGGCACGGGTGGGCATTGAGACCTGGGTTGCGGCTGGGCACGGGTGGGCGTTGAGACCTGGGTTGCGGCTGGGCACGGGCAGCCTCCACGCCTGGGTGGGATACATGAGTCGGTTTCTTTTCTGGTGGCAACTTGGAGAGTTTAAAATCAATGAGATTGGATTCTGGTAACAAATTGTTGACGTGAGAGAGTAGAAGGGCAGCAGGGAGCACGGCCGGGCTCCGAGGCTTCCTGGGGCCCCCACGTTGTGGTGGGAACAGCAGGTGGCTGCCGCCCACACAGGTGCTCTGGGAGAAGGAGCCCTGGCCCCAAGCTGAGGTGGGCCCCACTCCCCTGGCCCATGAGCCAtgcaggcaggaggagctctgctCACTGGGGTCTCGGCAGGGATCCAGGGGAGCCACTCAAGTGGAACTGGGGCCTGTGACCCCCGGCAGGTCCCAACTCTGGCCCACAACGGCCTCTGGCAAATGCGTCTCCATGCAGGACTCCGAGGCCAGGTCGTGGGGTTTCCCTGGTAGCTCCTCGAGGGGCTCTGGGTGGCAGGTCTGGgagtggtggagctgggaggcCATGTCCCCCAGCCGGCCGCGCTTCCTCCTCTGCAGGCGGGAGTGGGAGACGCGTCTGCAGGAGACGCTGGGCCCGCACTACGTGCTGCTGTCCTCGGCGGCCCACGGCGTGCTCTACATGTCGCTCTTTATCCGCCGGGACCTCATCTGGTTCTGCTCAGGTGGGTGCGGCTGGAGGGGTGGGCGCGGCTGGAGGGTGGCAGCCCCCCTTTCCACGACTGACCCGTGGCCTTGGCAGGACAGGCACGCTTTGCGTCTGGGATCTGGGGGTTGCTATGTCACACACGGGCTCCACAGTGAGCCCTCACTGGCATGCGGGTCCGGCCACGACCCCCGGCCTGCAGCGTCCTGCAGGTGAGCTGAGGGCTGCCCCTCCCGCAGAGGTGGAGTGCTCCACGGTGACCACACGCATCGTGTCTCAGATCAAGACCAAGGGGGCCTTGGGCGTCAGCTTCACCTTTTTTGGCACCTCCTTCCTCTTCATCACGTCCCACTTCACCTGTAAGTCGCTCGGTGCCCGTGCCGCAGGTGCTGCGTGAGAACAGCCTTCCTCTCCTGACCAGGACCCTGCCCAGGGCAGGGATCCTGGCTGCTGGCTTCATCTTCCACCCAGGGCCGTGGGGCGGGCACCATGCTTGCTAAGATGCACGCTGAGGACCCCCAGCAGACCCCGGCACTGAGGGCATGCCGTGCTGGGCCCGCGCTCCGTCCTCCGAGGCAGAAATGTCCCTGGCCAGGCCTGGCAGCGGATGCCTGGTGGGGTTGCGTCTGCAGGGGGCGCGCAGTCAGGGCATGGTCCAGGGGGCAGCTCTTGAGGGAGACCCAGAACCCTGTGACCCCTACCCCATTTCTGTTCCCACAGCGGGCGACGGGAAGGTGGCAGAGCGGCTGCTGGACTACACCAGGACCGTGCAAGCCCTGGCCCTGCCCAGAAACGTGCCCGACACCAACCCCTATCGCTCCAGCGCAGGTGAGGGCCCCCACACTGCATGCGGGTGGTGCTGCCGTGGTTCACACGCGGGGCGCCCGTCGTTTTTACGGCAGCTCTGCAGAGGCAGCGTCCTGAGCTCTGGGAAGCGAGGGCCGAAAAGTCCAAGTGCCCCCAGCGCATAGCCCCTCATGGTTCTTTAGCACGGTTAGTGGGGTGGGTGGATCCCGTCCACTCACAGCGTGTCCTGCTAGCCTGGGTCCTGGTCCTCACCACTGCCCGCCCTGCCGCCTCCCCCGGCTGTGTGGAAAGGAGCAGAGACATGGTCATCCCCTGCCATGGGCGCCGTCTGCTCCTGAGGCTGCTCCAGGTGCCTTCTGGAGCTGTCCCAATGCGAATCGGGGCCCAGCCCCTCTGGCTGGCACCCGAGACCCACTTCCCCTGGGAGCCACTGCCAGGCCGTGttctggggaaggggaaggaccTGCCATTGCTTGCCTGTGCCCATGCATGGCCCACTGTGCCACAGCGGACGTCACCACCCGCTTCGATGAGGTGTTCTGGTTTGGAGACTTCAACTTCCGCCTGAGCGGCGGGCGCACGGCCGTGGACACCCTCCTGTGCCAGGGCCTGGTGGTGGACGTGCCGGCGCTGCTGCAGCATGACCAGCTCATCCGGGAGATGCGGAAAGGTGAGGGCCTGGGAGGGGGGTGGGCGTGGCGGGAGATGCGGAAAGGTGAGGGCCTGGGGTGCCACGGCTGGCACGAACTGGTCTGAGCCGGTCCGGGTGCCCATCCTGTGGCAGGGTCCATCTTCAAGGGCTTTCAGGAGCCGGACATTCACTTCCTCCCGTCATACAAGTTTGACATCGGGAAGGACACGTACGACAGCACCTCCAAGCAGAGGACACCCTCATACACGGTGAGCCCCGCCCGTGGCCGGCGCAGAGTGCTTCCAGGGCGGGCACCTCCCACAG is from Macaca mulatta isolate MMU2019108-1 chromosome 15, T2T-MMU8v2.0, whole genome shotgun sequence and encodes:
- the INPP5E gene encoding phosphatidylinositol polyphosphate 5-phosphatase type IV (The RefSeq protein has 1 substitution compared to this genomic sequence), whose protein sequence is MPSKAESLRPSEPAPQPPEGRTLQGQLPGAPLAPRAGSPPDAPGSESPALACSTPATPSGEDPPARAAPVTPRPPARPRLERALSLDDKGWRRRRFRGSQEDLEARNGTSPSRGSVQSEGPGAPAHSCSPPCLSTSLQEIPKSRGVLGSERGSPSSGGNPLSGVASSSPNLLHRNAAVAGSSPRLPSLLPPRPPPALSLDIASDSLRTANKVDSDLADYKLRAQPLLVRAHSSLGPGRPRSPLACDDCSLRSAKSSFSLLAPIRSKDVRSRSYLEGSLLASGALLGADELARYFPDRYVALFVATWNMQGQKELPPSLDEFLLPAEADYAQDLYVIGVQEGCSDRREWETRLQETLGPHYVLLSSAAHGVLYMSLFIRRDLIWFCSEVECSTVTTRIVSQIKTKGALGVSFTFFGTSFLFITSHFTSGDGKVAERLLDYTRTVQALALPRNVPDTNPYRSSAADVTTRFDEVFWFGDFNFRLSGGRTAVDTLLCQGLVVDVPALLQHDQLIREMRKGSIFKGFQEPDIHFLPSYKFDIGKDTYDSTSKQRTPSYTDRVLYRSRHKGDICPVSYSSCPGIKTSDHRPVYGLFRVKVRPGRDNIPLAAGKFDRELYLLGIKRRISKEIQRQQALQSQNSSTICSVS
- the INPP5E gene encoding phosphatidylinositol polyphosphate 5-phosphatase type IV isoform X1, whose product is MPSKAESLRPSEPAPQPPEGRTLQGQLPGAPLAPRAGSPPDAPGSESPALACSTPATPSGEDPPARAAPVTPRPPARPRLERALSLDDKGWRRRRFRGSQEDLEARNGTSPSRGSVQSEGPGAPAHSCSPPCLSTSLQEIPKSRGVLGSERGSPSSGGNTLSGVASSSPNLLHRNAAVAGSSPRLPSLLPPRPPPALSLDIASDSLRTANKVDSDLADYKLRAQPLLVRAHSSLGPGRPRSPLACDDCSLRSAKSSFSLLAPIRSKDVRSRSYLEGSLLASGALLGADELARYFPDRYVALFVATWNMQGQKELPPSLDEFLLPAEADYAQDLYVIGVQEGCSDRREWETRLQETLGPHYVLLSSAAHGVLYMSLFIRRDLIWFCSEVECSTVTTRIVSQIKTKGALGVSFTFFGTSFLFITSHFTCKSLAGDGKVAERLLDYTRTVQALALPRNVPDTNPYRSSAADVTTRFDEVFWFGDFNFRLSGGRTAVDTLLCQGLVVDVPALLQHDQLIREMRKGSIFKGFQEPDIHFLPSYKFDIGKDTYDSTSKQRTPSYTDRVLYRSRHKGDICPVSYSSCPGIKTSDHRPVYGLFRVKVRPGRDNIPLAAGKFDRELYLLGIKRRISKEIQRQQALQSQNSSTICSVS